A genomic window from Oceanobacillus timonensis includes:
- the lacD gene encoding tagatose-bisphosphate aldolase, which produces MTWRRREMKNLEKLMNDQGIISALAIDQRGALKRMMGEDISGEQISDFKQLVSGELTPYASSILLDPEYGLAAAKQRDQNCGLILAYEQTGYDKQAPGRFPDLIPNCSVKNLKEAGADAIKLLIYVDVDESSDINDAKEAFVERVGSECAAENIPLFLEILTYDDSIGNEKGLEFAKVKPKKVIEAMKRYSESRFNVDVLKIEVPVNMNFVEGYTEGETAQNQAEAKAIFKEQAEATNLPFIFLSAGVTPELFQETLRFAKEAESTFNGVLCGRATWSGATSEFKNVDGEAAAKWLQTEGVRNIQELDKVVQETATSIS; this is translated from the coding sequence ATTACTTGGAGGCGTCGAGAAATGAAAAACTTAGAAAAACTCATGAATGACCAGGGAATTATTTCCGCACTCGCTATTGATCAGCGTGGTGCACTCAAACGAATGATGGGAGAAGATATTTCCGGCGAGCAAATCTCTGACTTCAAACAGCTTGTATCAGGGGAGCTCACTCCGTACGCTTCTTCTATCCTGCTTGACCCGGAATATGGATTAGCAGCAGCGAAGCAAAGAGATCAAAACTGCGGGTTAATATTGGCTTATGAACAAACGGGCTATGATAAGCAGGCGCCAGGTCGCTTCCCAGATTTAATCCCGAACTGCTCAGTTAAAAATTTGAAAGAAGCAGGCGCTGACGCCATTAAATTGCTCATCTATGTCGACGTAGATGAAAGCAGCGACATTAATGACGCCAAAGAAGCTTTTGTAGAACGCGTCGGTAGTGAGTGTGCCGCGGAAAACATTCCATTGTTTTTAGAAATTCTCACCTATGACGATTCCATCGGCAATGAGAAAGGGTTGGAATTTGCTAAAGTAAAACCGAAAAAAGTAATCGAAGCAATGAAACGCTACAGCGAATCAAGGTTTAATGTGGATGTGCTAAAAATAGAGGTTCCTGTCAATATGAACTTTGTGGAAGGCTATACAGAAGGCGAAACTGCCCAAAATCAAGCCGAAGCAAAAGCTATCTTCAAAGAACAGGCAGAAGCAACGAATCTGCCGTTCATCTTCTTAAGCGCAGGGGTTACCCCAGAATTATTCCAGGAAACATTGCGTTTTGCCAAAGAAGCGGAATCTACATTTAACGGCGTGCTATGCGGCAGAGCCACTTGGAGCGGTGCCACGTCCGAATTCAAAAATGTGGACGGCGAAGCAGCTGCGAAATGGCTGCAGACAGAAGGCGTTCGTAACATTCAGGAATTAGATAAAGTTGTTCAGGAAACAGCAACATCTATTTCTTAA
- a CDS encoding fructose-specific PTS transporter subunit EIIC translates to MTYRFLGVTGCPTGIAHTFMAAEALEKAAEEKGVSIKVETHGQRGTENQFTAQEIKDAEVIIIAADKNVDVDRFHGKKVINVSVSKGIKNPEELLDRAISGEVPVYKGSGEASQADEDSSQESASIWHQVYVHLMNGVSHMLPLVVAGGVMTAVSFMFGIYSADPDSSQYNVIAEQMNTIGGLAMGLMVPVLSAYIAQSIANRPGLIIGFIVGMIADTNGTGFLGGIAGGFLAGGVVLLLMKALKNLPKSLDGLKAIFLIPVLGIFIGGFAMWYLSVPMEAINQGMMDFLSSFQGSNPLLLGLIVGIMSAFDMGGPINKAAYVTGTALLAQGNFLFMAGVSAACIVPPLATGFSVLFARRSYNQAEASAGYVNFLLGSTHITEGAIPFAAKRPFTIIPIIMVGSSIAAMLTYTFKVEVPAPHGGFIVLPVVTHAFLWVLAIVIGALVSGFLMALEQKRHQRKNNPEQTSAPVQEEKPAPKEQGELLETNQIHLQQKLESKEDVLTFIAEKAKALNIATDAEKVATGLQKREAEGTTGMENGIAIPHVKSEAVQQAKLMVVQLAGGIDWPAMDGQPTDFVISILVPDGSSDEHLDILSALSRKLMNRDFINQLKASQSEAEIKELLLGGVEK, encoded by the coding sequence ATGACATATCGTTTTCTAGGCGTTACCGGCTGTCCAACAGGCATTGCGCATACGTTCATGGCTGCAGAAGCACTGGAAAAAGCGGCGGAAGAAAAAGGTGTTTCCATCAAAGTCGAAACACATGGGCAAAGAGGCACGGAAAACCAATTCACTGCCCAAGAGATTAAAGATGCGGAAGTCATTATTATTGCCGCTGATAAAAACGTCGATGTTGACCGATTTCATGGCAAAAAGGTGATTAATGTTTCCGTTTCAAAAGGAATTAAAAATCCTGAGGAATTGCTCGACCGGGCTATTTCCGGAGAGGTTCCTGTCTACAAAGGTTCCGGAGAAGCGTCACAAGCAGATGAGGACAGCAGCCAGGAATCTGCAAGCATTTGGCATCAGGTTTATGTGCATTTAATGAATGGTGTCAGCCATATGCTTCCTTTAGTTGTGGCCGGCGGGGTAATGACAGCCGTTTCCTTTATGTTCGGCATCTATTCCGCTGACCCTGACTCATCCCAGTATAACGTCATTGCCGAACAAATGAATACAATCGGCGGATTGGCAATGGGATTGATGGTTCCTGTACTAAGTGCTTATATCGCACAATCGATCGCCAATAGGCCCGGCTTGATTATTGGTTTTATCGTCGGCATGATCGCTGACACAAATGGCACCGGATTTTTAGGCGGGATTGCCGGCGGGTTCTTAGCGGGTGGCGTGGTTCTGCTGCTCATGAAAGCATTAAAGAACCTGCCAAAATCATTGGACGGTTTAAAAGCGATTTTCTTAATTCCGGTTCTCGGTATCTTCATCGGCGGATTTGCCATGTGGTATCTGTCCGTTCCGATGGAAGCCATTAACCAAGGAATGATGGACTTCCTCAGCAGTTTCCAAGGTTCCAATCCACTCTTACTAGGATTGATTGTTGGTATCATGAGTGCCTTCGATATGGGCGGCCCAATCAACAAAGCGGCTTATGTCACAGGAACAGCACTCTTGGCACAAGGAAACTTCTTATTTATGGCAGGTGTTTCTGCTGCTTGTATCGTGCCGCCGCTCGCAACAGGGTTCTCTGTATTATTCGCACGGCGCAGCTACAACCAGGCAGAAGCAAGTGCCGGCTATGTCAACTTTCTATTAGGCTCGACACACATTACAGAAGGTGCCATACCTTTTGCAGCAAAACGACCGTTTACTATTATTCCAATTATCATGGTAGGTTCTTCGATCGCCGCCATGCTGACGTATACGTTTAAAGTAGAAGTACCTGCACCACATGGCGGATTTATCGTTCTGCCAGTTGTCACACATGCCTTTTTATGGGTACTGGCTATCGTAATCGGTGCCCTTGTTTCCGGATTCCTGATGGCGTTGGAACAAAAAAGACATCAACGGAAAAACAATCCAGAACAAACAAGCGCACCCGTACAAGAAGAAAAACCAGCACCAAAAGAGCAAGGTGAACTGTTAGAAACAAATCAAATTCACCTGCAGCAAAAGCTCGAATCCAAAGAGGACGTTCTGACATTTATAGCAGAAAAAGCAAAAGCATTAAACATTGCAACCGATGCAGAAAAAGTAGCAACCGGCCTGCAAAAGAGAGAAGCAGAAGGCACAACAGGTATGGAAAATGGTATCGCTATCCCGCATGTGAAGAGTGAAGCCGTTCAGCAGGCAAAATTAATGGTTGTGCAATTAGCAGGAGGTATTGACTGGCCGGCAATGGACGGACAACCAACCGACTTTGTCATTAGTATTCTCGTACCCGATGGAAGCAGCGACGAACATTTAGATATCTTATCCGCTCTTTCCAGAAAACTGATGAATCGAGATTTTATTAACCAGCTAAAAGCTTCCCAATCCGAAGCTGAAATAAAAGAATTATTACTTGGAGGCGTCGAGAAATGA
- the pfkB gene encoding 1-phosphofructokinase — MIYTCTLNTAIDMFIEMEDFLPDKVNRSIYDEFQPNGKGVNISIILNKLGTPSTAIGYIAGFSGHFIQDELQKMDINTDFTEVDGITRINAFVKSNQGEYKIVNSGPEITDIKIDEFVSKIADFTKDDVLFVSGSLPKGVDPAILVSIAKHASDIGFRLILDISHPILSELVHYQPYLIKPNEEELQILFPEDNLESEQAIIGAARKLVDQGCHNILVSLGGQGAYFVNKETAIYCPAPAGEVVNTACSGDTMLATFYSTLQNSTPEEALKKAVAAGSSTAFRSGLTDFEDVDQLMEKVKVKTLTI; from the coding sequence ATGATTTATACATGTACGTTAAATACAGCAATTGATATGTTCATTGAAATGGAAGACTTTCTTCCAGATAAGGTGAACCGAAGTATATACGATGAATTCCAGCCCAATGGCAAAGGCGTTAACATATCTATTATTTTAAACAAACTTGGAACCCCTTCCACCGCTATTGGTTATATAGCTGGGTTCAGCGGCCATTTTATTCAAGATGAACTGCAAAAAATGGATATTAATACGGATTTTACAGAAGTAGATGGTATCACCAGAATTAACGCATTTGTGAAATCCAATCAGGGCGAGTACAAAATCGTCAATAGCGGCCCGGAAATCACGGATATAAAAATAGATGAATTCGTATCAAAAATTGCCGACTTTACAAAGGATGATGTGTTATTTGTATCCGGCAGCCTGCCAAAAGGTGTCGATCCAGCCATCCTCGTTTCTATCGCAAAGCATGCTTCTGATATTGGATTTCGATTAATTTTAGATATCAGTCACCCCATCTTAAGTGAATTAGTTCACTATCAGCCTTATTTAATCAAACCGAACGAGGAAGAGCTGCAAATCCTGTTTCCAGAGGATAATCTGGAATCGGAACAAGCCATTATTGGAGCTGCTCGGAAATTAGTCGATCAAGGCTGCCACAATATCTTGGTTTCATTAGGAGGACAAGGTGCTTACTTTGTCAATAAAGAGACGGCAATCTATTGCCCCGCACCAGCAGGAGAAGTCGTGAATACCGCTTGCTCCGGGGATACAATGCTGGCTACTTTCTATAGCACTTTACAGAACAGCACTCCAGAGGAAGCACTTAAAAAAGCTGTAGCAGCCGGATCCTCTACCGCTTTTCGATCTGGATTAACGGATTTTGAGGATGTCGATCAACTGATGGAAAAGGTAAAAGTCAAAACATTAACCATATAA
- a CDS encoding MurR/RpiR family transcriptional regulator, whose amino-acid sequence MNFEQRMQYYYNELSSSDKHLLNYIEAHAATMGDISITQLSEEANVSTSTIVRCMKKLHYRGFTDFKFQFVSEKSQQFPEALEKIKNIDSQIQSAIFKNQEEVTNTINYLDSSIIEDALVAVRYSKKITIFARGFSEHISNEMTVKLQLLEKHCEEHTDPNIIRIKAKKFTRDDLVIFVSLNGETEELVEAAQFCKRNNVKTILLTTNKEGRLFQLCDINLLGYKSKQSFFPDYEVRSRLPLQVLARIFLDAYVIRFN is encoded by the coding sequence GTGAATTTCGAGCAGCGTATGCAATATTACTACAATGAATTAAGCAGCAGTGACAAGCATTTATTAAATTATATTGAAGCGCATGCGGCAACAATGGGTGATATCTCGATCACCCAGCTCAGCGAAGAAGCAAATGTCTCCACATCCACGATTGTCCGTTGTATGAAAAAGCTTCATTACCGTGGTTTTACCGATTTTAAATTTCAATTTGTTTCTGAGAAGTCGCAGCAATTTCCGGAAGCACTGGAGAAAATAAAAAATATTGATTCACAAATTCAATCTGCTATTTTCAAGAATCAGGAGGAAGTAACGAATACCATCAATTATCTGGATTCCTCGATTATTGAAGATGCTTTGGTTGCAGTGAGATATAGTAAAAAAATCACCATATTTGCCAGGGGATTTTCGGAGCATATTTCCAATGAAATGACGGTAAAGCTGCAATTGCTGGAAAAGCACTGTGAAGAACATACTGATCCGAATATTATCCGTATCAAAGCGAAAAAATTTACAAGGGATGATTTAGTTATCTTTGTCTCGTTAAACGGGGAAACAGAAGAATTAGTAGAAGCGGCACAATTTTGCAAGCGGAATAATGTGAAAACGATTTTGCTGACAACGAACAAGGAAGGCAGGCTGTTTCAGTTATGTGATATCAATTTGCTGGGCTATAAGTCGAAACAGAGCTTTTTCCCGGATTATGAGGTGCGTTCACGGTTACCGCTGCAAGTGTTAGCCCGTATATTTCTGGATGCGTATGTGATTCGGTTTAATTAA
- a CDS encoding dicarboxylate/amino acid:cation symporter yields the protein MKAKNLTRNILIALVAGAIVGMALTFAPESFFGPLDKYVLDPVGQIFINLIMMLVVPLVFVSIVLGTAGLGDPAKLGKIGISTISFFLATTAIAITLGLTLAYLVKPGKAGIFDTSNLGDYTPSEAPPIMETLINIIPENPIAALSAGEMLQIIAFAIFIGIALAYLNNKTKGIYSLFEQANDILGWLVMLVMRFAPYGAFALIASAIAGAGLDAVGSMLSYLLTVIAGLILHAFIIYSLAIWLLGRGNPITFYKGFFPAMTVAFSTSSSNAALPMSMKTAQETLGVKKEISSFVQPLGATINMDGTAIMQAVATVFIAQVYNLPLTMTELLMVVLVATLASVGTAGVPGVGLIMLAMVLNQVGLPVEGIALIIGIDRILDMLRTALNISGDAACAYILSEREKRKITSK from the coding sequence ATGAAAGCTAAAAACCTGACCAGAAATATCCTTATTGCATTGGTAGCTGGTGCTATTGTCGGTATGGCTTTGACATTTGCTCCTGAAAGTTTTTTTGGTCCGTTGGATAAATACGTATTAGATCCGGTTGGACAAATATTTATTAATCTCATTATGATGTTAGTTGTTCCTTTGGTGTTTGTATCTATTGTTCTAGGAACAGCAGGACTTGGTGATCCGGCAAAATTAGGGAAAATCGGTATATCTACAATTAGTTTCTTTTTAGCAACGACGGCTATTGCGATTACGTTAGGGTTAACGTTAGCTTATCTGGTGAAACCGGGGAAGGCGGGGATTTTTGATACATCTAATCTTGGTGATTACACCCCAAGTGAAGCGCCGCCCATTATGGAGACCCTTATCAATATCATACCGGAGAATCCAATCGCGGCCTTATCTGCCGGAGAAATGCTGCAAATTATTGCGTTTGCCATCTTTATCGGGATTGCTTTAGCTTATTTAAATAATAAGACAAAAGGCATTTATAGCTTATTTGAACAGGCAAATGATATCTTAGGATGGCTTGTGATGTTGGTGATGCGGTTTGCTCCGTATGGGGCGTTTGCGTTAATTGCATCAGCAATCGCCGGAGCTGGACTGGATGCAGTTGGTTCGATGTTAAGTTATTTATTAACGGTCATTGCGGGACTGATTCTGCATGCTTTCATTATTTATTCACTGGCTATATGGTTATTAGGACGTGGGAATCCAATCACGTTTTATAAAGGCTTCTTTCCTGCAATGACAGTGGCATTCAGTACGTCTAGTTCGAATGCGGCGCTTCCAATGTCGATGAAAACTGCACAAGAAACCCTTGGTGTAAAGAAAGAAATCAGCAGTTTCGTACAACCGCTAGGCGCAACAATCAATATGGATGGTACGGCAATTATGCAGGCTGTTGCAACGGTATTTATCGCCCAAGTATATAATTTGCCGCTGACAATGACAGAACTTTTAATGGTCGTGCTCGTTGCCACTCTGGCAAGCGTTGGTACAGCTGGGGTGCCTGGAGTTGGGTTAATTATGCTGGCGATGGTGCTGAACCAAGTTGGCCTGCCTGTTGAAGGGATTGCATTAATTATTGGTATCGATCGTATTCTGGATATGTTGAGAACAGCTCTGAATATCTCTGGAGATGCGGCATGTGCTTATATTTTATCGGAAAGAGAAAAACGGAAAATAACAAGTAAGTGA
- a CDS encoding DUF2269 family protein — protein MTFYDVLVFIHIFSAILGMGPGFVMTPIAKKASNMTELRHAYAIRNKLHQFVMIGGTLLLITGFGMGLLNSYLFQQGWFWTSLVLFLLALASGPTVLVSSSKPIKTLLNNHKGEDIPAEYTALSKRLFFYEHLINTLFLIIIALMITKPF, from the coding sequence ATGACATTTTATGACGTTCTCGTATTTATACATATATTTTCAGCCATTTTAGGGATGGGACCCGGTTTTGTCATGACCCCCATTGCTAAAAAAGCTTCTAACATGACCGAACTGCGGCACGCGTATGCCATTCGCAATAAACTGCATCAATTCGTTATGATTGGAGGCACCTTGTTACTTATTACAGGATTCGGCATGGGATTGTTGAATTCATACCTTTTCCAGCAAGGATGGTTTTGGACCAGTCTGGTTCTTTTTTTACTTGCGCTGGCTTCCGGTCCTACGGTATTAGTTTCCAGCTCTAAGCCGATCAAAACATTGTTGAATAATCACAAGGGAGAAGACATTCCTGCAGAATATACCGCGCTGTCTAAGCGATTATTTTTCTATGAACATCTGATCAATACACTGTTTTTAATTATTATTGCTTTGATGATTACCAAGCCGTTTTAA
- a CDS encoding YbaN family protein translates to MKKAFLVSCGSLSLGLGIIGIILPLLPTTPFLLLSAACYAKSSERLYHWLLENKYFGSYIKNYRAGKGIPLKAKITAVTVLWLSLSFTIFFVIPLVAVKILLALIGAYITGFILKQKTLQKHAF, encoded by the coding sequence ATGAAAAAGGCATTTTTAGTCAGCTGCGGTTCTTTATCGCTGGGTCTGGGTATCATTGGTATTATTTTACCGCTGTTACCGACGACGCCCTTTTTATTATTGTCAGCGGCATGCTACGCCAAAAGTTCGGAAAGACTGTACCATTGGCTGCTTGAAAATAAATATTTTGGCTCTTATATTAAGAATTACCGGGCAGGAAAGGGCATTCCATTAAAAGCAAAAATCACCGCTGTAACGGTTTTATGGTTATCTTTATCGTTTACCATCTTTTTTGTGATTCCTCTGGTTGCCGTAAAAATTCTGCTTGCATTGATAGGTGCGTACATTACAGGCTTTATTCTAAAACAAAAAACACTTCAAAAGCATGCTTTCTAA
- the panC gene encoding pantoate--beta-alanine ligase, which produces MTQRITTIQEMKAIIRTLKKEQKQIGLVPTMGALHDGHLTMVTAALEDNDITVVSVFVNPLQFGPNEDFDAYPRDIDRDQAKLEPLGVDYIFYPSVEEMYPDPLAISLKVNRMAAVLEGAKRPGHFDGVVTVVNKLFNIIRPDFAYFGKKDAQQLAIIEKMVADFNHPIDVIGVDTIREADGLAKSSRNVYLTEQERQEAVHLYQSLMKAKKKYDAGERNSAVLMNTINQHLTENISGNVEDIAVYSYPELVEQPLITGQIFISLAVKFSKARLIDNIIIKGDS; this is translated from the coding sequence ATGACGCAACGAATCACAACCATACAAGAAATGAAAGCTATTATACGAACGTTAAAAAAAGAACAAAAGCAAATTGGTCTGGTACCTACAATGGGTGCTTTACATGACGGTCATTTAACAATGGTGACAGCCGCTTTGGAAGACAATGATATTACCGTCGTCAGTGTGTTTGTGAATCCGCTGCAATTCGGTCCAAATGAAGATTTCGATGCGTATCCAAGGGATATTGACAGGGATCAGGCAAAATTAGAACCGCTTGGCGTTGATTATATTTTCTATCCAAGCGTAGAAGAAATGTACCCGGATCCATTAGCGATTTCCTTGAAGGTAAACCGCATGGCTGCAGTGCTGGAAGGCGCAAAACGTCCCGGCCATTTTGACGGCGTTGTTACAGTTGTTAATAAACTATTCAATATCATTCGTCCAGATTTCGCTTATTTTGGAAAGAAAGACGCGCAACAGCTGGCGATTATTGAAAAAATGGTCGCTGATTTTAATCATCCCATCGACGTTATCGGTGTGGATACCATCCGGGAAGCAGATGGTCTTGCCAAAAGTTCCCGCAATGTCTATTTAACCGAACAGGAACGCCAGGAAGCAGTTCATTTATATCAGAGCCTGATGAAAGCCAAAAAGAAATATGACGCCGGGGAAAGAAACAGCGCCGTTTTAATGAACACAATCAACCAGCACCTTACGGAAAACATCTCTGGAAACGTGGAGGATATTGCGGTCTACAGTTATCCGGAATTAGTAGAACAGCCGCTGATTACCGGTCAAATTTTTATATCCCTGGCTGTAAAATTTTCCAAAGCCAGATTGATTGATAATATTATCATTAAAGGAGATAGCTAG
- the panB gene encoding 3-methyl-2-oxobutanoate hydroxymethyltransferase: protein MKLLKDFIDMKRNGERMTMLTAYDYPSAKQAEQAGIESILVGDSLGMTVLGYESTVQVTMQDMKHHAKAVRRGAKDTFMVVDMPFGSVGMDDKTDIQNAVELYQETNANALKIEGAHAASLIKRCTQSGIPIVAHLGLTPQSFGITGYKLQAASKEAAEALIEDAKLVEQSGAVMLVLEAIPSDLAATITKQLSIPVIGIGAGADTDGQVLVYHDVLNYGVDRKPKFVKRYGDFTTGVDALTAYREEVKAGIFPSPEFTYKKQIMDEVDT from the coding sequence GTGAAACTCCTTAAAGATTTTATAGACATGAAAAGGAACGGAGAAAGAATGACAATGCTTACAGCGTACGACTATCCAAGTGCAAAGCAGGCAGAACAGGCAGGGATCGAGAGTATTCTTGTCGGAGACTCTCTTGGCATGACTGTTCTTGGCTATGAAAGCACGGTACAGGTAACGATGCAGGATATGAAACACCATGCGAAAGCGGTACGCCGAGGAGCAAAAGATACTTTTATGGTCGTGGACATGCCATTTGGTTCCGTTGGTATGGATGATAAAACAGATATCCAAAACGCAGTGGAATTATATCAAGAAACCAACGCCAATGCTTTGAAAATCGAAGGCGCACATGCCGCCTCATTGATTAAAAGATGTACTCAAAGCGGTATTCCGATTGTTGCTCATCTCGGGCTGACACCACAAAGTTTCGGTATTACCGGCTATAAGCTTCAGGCAGCATCAAAAGAAGCCGCTGAAGCTTTAATAGAAGACGCCAAGCTGGTAGAACAAAGCGGCGCTGTGATGCTGGTATTAGAAGCTATCCCGAGTGACCTGGCAGCAACAATTACCAAACAATTATCCATCCCGGTTATTGGCATTGGCGCCGGTGCAGATACAGATGGCCAGGTGCTTGTCTATCATGATGTATTAAATTATGGCGTTGACCGCAAACCAAAATTTGTGAAGCGCTATGGAGACTTTACAACAGGGGTAGATGCATTAACAGCCTATCGCGAAGAAGTAAAGGCAGGCATATTTCCATCACCTGAATTTACGTATAAGAAACAAATTATGGATGAGGTAGACACATGA
- a CDS encoding oxidoreductase, whose product MNTFGVIGPGAVGSVIGESLHNSGYQVTFLGRKPGEVHVKRMDETKTAVFSVEAISEVETAFDYLFITVKGTQLKGIMPYLDKLTHENTICILCQNGYGQLDTFHIPNAYQAVVYISGQKKENVVTHFRDRVLMLPENTKTKKLKEDIAASNLEIRLSSDYRYEVWYKLLVNVAINSVTALSRNTALILQEENIRTLCKRLIQEGIGIAAAEGVHFQETIIGEIMNIYAGYPPYMGTSMYYDRVDGQKMEVDYIQGYLYQKSRVYGLDTPCLDTVYSLLVASEMKE is encoded by the coding sequence ATGAATACATTTGGAGTTATTGGACCTGGTGCTGTTGGTTCTGTTATCGGTGAATCATTGCACAATAGCGGTTACCAAGTGACTTTTCTAGGTCGGAAACCGGGAGAAGTGCATGTTAAAAGAATGGACGAGACAAAAACGGCTGTTTTTTCGGTAGAAGCTATTTCGGAAGTGGAGACAGCTTTTGATTATTTATTTATCACAGTGAAAGGAACACAATTGAAGGGAATCATGCCTTATTTAGATAAGCTGACCCATGAAAATACAATTTGTATTCTTTGTCAGAATGGTTATGGGCAGCTTGATACATTTCACATTCCCAATGCGTATCAAGCAGTTGTTTATATTAGCGGACAGAAGAAAGAGAATGTGGTTACACATTTTCGTGACCGCGTCTTGATGTTGCCTGAGAATACAAAAACGAAAAAACTAAAAGAAGACATCGCAGCAAGTAATCTGGAAATCCGATTAAGCTCTGATTATCGTTATGAGGTTTGGTATAAACTGCTCGTTAACGTTGCGATTAATTCTGTCACCGCACTCAGCAGAAATACGGCACTTATTTTACAGGAGGAAAACATACGAACGCTATGCAAAAGATTAATCCAGGAAGGAATCGGTATTGCTGCAGCTGAGGGCGTCCATTTTCAAGAAACAATCATAGGTGAGATTATGAATATTTACGCTGGATATCCTCCTTATATGGGGACAAGTATGTATTACGATAGGGTAGATGGTCAGAAAATGGAAGTCGATTATATTCAAGGTTATTTATATCAAAAAAGTAGAGTATATGGCCTAGATACACCTTGTTTAGATACAGTATACAGTTTATTGGTGGCGAGTGAGATGAAGGAGTAA